A portion of the Anas platyrhynchos isolate ZD024472 breed Pekin duck chromosome 26, IASCAAS_PekinDuck_T2T, whole genome shotgun sequence genome contains these proteins:
- the S100A11 gene encoding protein S100-A11 yields the protein MSKVSPTETERCIESLLAVFQRYAGREGDNLKLSKREFLAFMNTELASFTKNQRDPAVLDRMMKKLDLNSDGQLDFQEFLNLIGGIAVACHDALLVQAPNH from the exons ATG TCCAAGGTGTCCCCCACCGAGACCGAACGCTGCATCGAGTCCCTGCTGGCCGTCTTCCAGCGGTACGCAGGGCGTGAAGGGGACAACTTAAAGCTCTCCAAGAGGGAGTTCCTGGCTTTCATGAACACTGAGCTGGCTTCCTTCACAAAG AATCAGAGGGACCCAGCTGTCCTGGACAGGATGATGAAGAAACTCGATTTGAACAGTGATGGGCAGCTGGACTTCCAGGAGTTCCTGAACCTCATTGGAGGCATCGCAGTGGCCTGCCACGATGCCCTGCTTGTTCAGGCCCCTAACCATTAG